The Branchiostoma lanceolatum isolate klBraLanc5 chromosome 3, klBraLanc5.hap2, whole genome shotgun sequence DNA segment CTTGTAATCCTCATCAAGTGGAAGCTTCGATACTGTCAGTACAGTGCACGAGCGCCTCTCTGCAATTTTAAGCTGAATTACAATGTTATTACTATATTAGGGTGTTATTGGCTGTGGAGCAGCAATTAGCGAAGAAATGAATGTGGAAAATTGCTACAAAACCAAATAGTGTAATACTTGTGAGATTTGGAGCTTAAAAGTTGCGAACGCATGCagtgacacacagacacacaataCAACCGACGACAATACAACCGGATCTTTATGTTACTACAACTAATGTAGCACGTAATGCACATATAGTAATGAATCTGTTTTTTGTGGGGAATACCTACACAACAAATGTTCACATTCCCTGCCATAGTTTCTGTAAATTTGTCAGCAGTTTGAAAATGCCCTTGACTTCACGCTGGCAGGAACGTGTACCAAAAGCGATTGGGAAGTGTTGTAGTTGAGTAGTTCATCCCATAGTTGATACCGTTCACACCACCGAGCGACCAATTGCCTGGCCGGTCAATAAAACGTAGTGCCGTCCCTCCCTTTTAGCACTCCGGGGCTCTTGACACGCCATTTCTCTTTAAACCAAGGCCGCATCTGTACACATCCGTGTGAACAAGGCCACTTCTGCGCCGTAACTAATGGGCTAATGCCGTTAGAAATAGCATGGCTGCGTGCCTGCCGTACATAACATGTGAAGAGTTTGAGAAAACCAATTACGAAGACATGAAATACGTCCATGAAGGTTatacattcaggtaataagatacgccaaaaatagttactcagcaactggataaaatcttgaaacagtcagacgtttcagacagcatccgctatcttttgtcagtgactgaggttacaaccttgtcttgacttggtATTGTATTGGACGATCTTAAATTTtgttcacttcattaacatatcaattcagagttttggtataaaacctggttctgccagttcactgacgaaagatagcggatgctgtctgaaacgtctgattgtttcaaaattttatccagttgcttgagtaactattttgggcgtacgGACAGGAAATGTTTTGCAGCATTAGATAATGTCCTTCAGTGGGATGTGCGCATGTAGAATGCACTTTCTTCCTACACGGATATATGTAGGGTTCTTGTAGCCACCCCCTCATGAACTTGTGAAAGTACGAAACCTGTAAAACAGTAATACGTATCTATGTGAATCCCAGCTTACTAAAAATAATGGATTTGGCCAAAAGTTACATGGATTCTGAAAAGTCCAGACAATGAGTTTCTCCAGGCTTCAAGCTTATATGAGTTTTCGCACGGCATGATTTTGGTAAAAATACGCTTTGAATCGTCTTGTTACGTTCACATCAGACACATGAATATACTTTAGACACATATCTTTTGTGCAGCGAAATTTGCAGATTTCGTTTGTGCGGTGCTCATCTTTTGGATTCGTCTCCAGAGATGAACGAAAATCCGTTTAATATCCAGATATACACATGGTATTGTAACGTCACCTTAACATGGCTGAAGGTATAATTGGGTTTTCAAGAAGAGCGACTGTTGATATGGCAACAAATGGAGCCATAGAATTATCTAAAGATGATTATTATTACGACACATGTGGGCGTATGAAATTGTTGGGAAACTCCGTGTTTCTTTTTATCTCAATGTCAGTTAGGTTCGTAACGTCAAAATTAGTGTCACTCAATCGTGTCATCTACAGAAAGACCTAGTCCTTTTCATGTGTTATGCGGAGGCGTTTCTTTGTATTCCACGTACGAGGCACATTCTCATTTCAAGCTACAACCAATATGTTGAAGTTCGAGCACTAACAACAGGCTTCCCGGCAAGCAATGGCCTCATGAAGGATAATAGTACATCGAGAATATACCTACCTTTCATTATAATAGCTCCATCAGAAATTACACACGAAATGGTCCTGTTGCAATGTAGTACATAGAATGTCTTTGACTTCGTTTGTCATTTTCTTAACACGTTTTGTTCATTCATCAAACACTTCATGCTAAGGATTTACACAAAACTGGAAAATATACTATTTCCTACAGGTAAACAGCTTATATCGTGGAGTTGCATCTTTCTAAGGGAAATAAATGGTTGGTTATTTTGTTGTGTAGCATGGccttcttccactgagagctgCAGCAATCTCTAACGACCATTTTGCCCACAGGTTTACGGCGGAAGTgaagggtcagaggtcaccaaAGAAGACTTCAAGATGGCGGTTCGTACTTTGTTTCGGATCCTGGGGGACTACCTCCAGAAAAGGACGAACCAGAACTAACCTGTCGTCAAGCACCAGACCTGATGTAAAGAAACAGAGCAGAGGATGGAACTAGAAAATGATGTTGTTAATAACACAGTATAGGGTTTTCATTTTCCTGTTAAAAAAAGTGCGTATTGAGAGGATAATTACAACAAGACACTACGTTGACATAGTGTTCAAAACTGCTCTGTGCTCCCAAATGGGGGTGTAAATTTGTAGCACCGCACAGCCTCCTTTGACGTTTTCCGACATTTtatacaccccgaccaatcaaacctagtgaatcgcattgaaactaagattcgtatcagccatttcccgacaaatccctttctaacttgcgttaacgactacatctgacaaaacagactcgccagtgagatggtggagggtgtcagcttttcaaagatgttttcagattgacaattttagcactttggaagtgattgaaagtgaccgcgatttaacgtttagagaaaagttgtagaaactattttttctaaacgttaaatcgcggtcactttcaatcacttccaaagtgccaaaattgtaaatctgatgaaacatctttggaaagctgacaccctccaccatctcactggcgagtttgttttgtcagatgtagtcgttaacgcaagttagaaagggatttgtcgggaaatggctaatacgaatctgagtttcaatgcgattcacgtggtttgattggccGGGTGTTTATAGCGACTGTTGAAATGATTTGAATGAAGTGAACATACGTATTACAATTGTGTTTCTCTGTGTTGAAAGAAGTCAAAActtctgtgtacatgtaatacacaaCTGTTTCTCATGATCGCGCCTCTATCTGAATAGTTTGTAAGTACTCCGTGTACTAAACAAACGACTGTTAACAGCTGAATCTATGTGTCAGAAAAGGAGAATATTGGGAATTAGAACCAGGTGCACCGACTGGGTAAAGTACCCCGGCAGTCATGGACATGCCATGGAAACTTGATGTTACATTAGGTGAATAAAACACAGTGGATTGTTCGCTGTTGTCATTCCCGTCTTTATTTAAGATAGGAGAAGGATAatatttcaaagatttcaaagatcCTTACTGCCGGAATACTGGCATCTTCCAATCGACTGGAGATTATTAATATCCGGCACTTAACctactcaaggaggttaaataaatatttaacctccttgacctACTTTAAAACATCACAGTATTGTGCGCTAATGACTTATGGAAGCGCCTTACCCAGATATTTGGTACTTTAGAGGTGAGGTTACGCACGCTGTATGATACCAGAGACGGCAAGCAAGATTGAAGAGTCATTGAGGAAAGGACAACAGTAGACTAGTGATCGTCACAAAAAAGTCAAGTAGATGCCATCTATTGTCAGTACGCGAAACGCAGATCATCAACAACAGCCAGCTTAAATTTTATAGCACAAAATTCGTCACCAACGGGAGTGGAGGTGTGCCTCCTTCCTGCCTCCGGTGATAAGTAGTGAAGACCATCGTCGAACCGGAGATAATTTTTGGTGTTTTAAAGGGTGCGATCCCTGATTGACAGATTTGCAACCCCATACCATGGTGTCGTGTCCAACATTGGAGAAACTCAATGATCCAAATTATTGCTTTCTGAAGTTTAAAACTCCGTGGGGGATCACCGACGAAATAAAAGTATGATATATTTGCCCCTAAAATGAATCTGTGGCGCCAGTAAGCTTTGATGACGTCAACTTGGTTATACGTTAGCATCCGTATATTAAAGACTGCTTCTAAAACTATGGTGTGAAGGAAATCTGTATTCAAAGTCATATTTGAAAAGGTGAACATATGAACCAACACAGTAACAGTCACGGCCGAATTGGTTTCTGATGGGAGCATGTCACGACGTGGGGGTGTGCAGTACATGGGCACAACTGTATATTGGGAAATTACACCAGGCGAGCACAACGGCAACCAGAAAGCATCAACCCTTAGCTTTGCGTATCAAGGGAAGGTGGAAAGATACAGATGattataaaaagaaaaagaaagaaagacagaacaAAGAATTCCAATAAAACGAGaaacgagaaaaaaacatggaaaaGGCCAACCTATGGTAGATCGAAAAGAggaatatagatagatagatagatagatagatagatagatagatagataaatagatagatagatagatagatagatagatagatagataaataaatagatagatagataactagaaagatagatagacaaatatagatagataaatagatagatagatagatagataggtggATGGATTGGTAGGTAAaaagatggatggatagatggattgGTAGCTGAGtggataggtagatagatagatagatagatagatagatagatagatagatagatagataaatagatagatggatagattaatagaaagatagatagatagataagtacatgtatagatagataaatagatagatagatagataggtagatggATTGGTAGAtaaatagatggatggatggatagatggattaATAGCTGAGtggataggtagatagatatatagatatatagatagacagatagacagacagatagatagatagatagatagattgtgATAACAGCAGGAAATGCGAAGAGACACAAATGTGTAAGTCCGTCATTGAGAATGGTCACTTATATAAACTACAGGTAGATGTCAACCTTGCTGACGTGTTACTCATCCGTTGCAACGTCACTAGTGCTTTCTGCAGTTCAAGTACCGTCACTGGCGCCAGCTAAGCAGGAATGATTTTGCCCGTCGATTGAGTTGCCCCTTATCCCTGACTTTCCTTGTGTTTCTGTCTGCTTTATCAAAGATACCTTTCCCAGACATGAAAGCTGTGATGTTGCTTTGCATGTCTCTCCATTCCTAGTCATGGTGTTATAAAACCTTATACACGGTTTCTATTTTGGAATTATGTTTTCCCTCAAAATAACAATGAAAAAGCTAGTTCACGCATCTTTTTCAGACAAATCTGCCATTTCACATTACATTCGGCGGAATTTATTTTCTTCCTAGAAAACCAACAAACAGATTGATTTAGCAACAGGACGAATCAAACTTATTTCATCTGTTGCATTTCGGTAGAGGCGGACGCGGTCTTCACGAATCCGAAACATCAACTACTTGTCTGCGATGACGCACGCGCACTTCCGTGCCCTCTCGACAGTTTTGAAACCCCCGGTCGCTGACTCCACGTGCGCAGGTGCGTAGGTTGCTCGATATGAGGTTGTAGTGGTCGACCTGGACTCATTCTTTTCCTTCCGTCATTGTCCATCTCGTCTGACGTCTTCACCGACacaacctctacataaggcGCGCCGACTCCTCTCACTTACCTTAGCAGAGCAACACCAGCAGAATGTGTCGGTTTGGGAAGgtgctgtccgtggtgctgatacTGGTGGTGGCGGCGGCCACCATAGGACGTTCCGCCGGCTGCTACATCAGCAACTGCCCTCGGGGCGGGAAGAGAGCCGTAGAGAACAGGGCCGGGCCTGCAGCAAGAGAGGTGCGCTCGTTTCATTTGTTTGGTGTTTGCACGTTTGGATTGATTTGTCGACGGGTTAATCAATGGGGGTGAAAACTCCAGGCTATCTACATGGGGAGTAATAGTCACAGTTTACCTTTAGAAAGatggaatgaatgaaggaacgaatgaaggaatgaatgaatgaaatcatGGCTCTGCTACTGACCCATTCTTTACGCTAAGTCATCCTGGTAGTTGTCGGACGGCTCACGGCGCGTTCTGTGTTCGCTGTGTTGAAGACAGTTTGTAACGGGAGCAATGGCTTCATGGGCGCGCGGGTATTACCGAGAGAAAAAAGGATACAACACGGAATACGTCGAAAAGACATAGAGAACATAGGGAAGacgaaagaaagaagaaacttTGGCTGGTGTGCGGCTCTGGTCCACTGGTGGCGCGGGCATCTATAGCATAACGTGTCCGTCCCACTTCTGAAGGTGTATCTGGCCGTCCGCACACTCCTGTGATAGAGAGTGAATTTTGTGTCTATGAATTTAGCTAAAGCGGAGCTCAGTGCCTTGTACTGTGCTAATAGTTTAACGTCTAAACGCGAACGCAGAAATCAACACAGTTCCAATGATGAATCAAATATCGCAGGTTTGACGGGCAGGCGTTTTCATTAGATCATAAAGTCATACAAGAAGATACTACTTTTGAGAAAGTTGGATGTTCTGTATATTCAGCCTCTTACAATGGCTGACGTGTAAGGGTATGTGCTTGTGGTCACTTAGACTTATCAGAAAACATTAGAAAACCTTTTTGCTCCTTTGTAATGTTGTAGAAAAATGGATCTTTAGTTGCTGATTGCCTCTAAACAGCatgtacttttttactttttgaAAACATGTAAAATCGTCATGTCAAAAAGTGCGTTCAGCGCAATTGTTGGTTGCATCTGAAAGTATTTTATGAATAGACGTTTTCTATCATCATATTTTTTGCAGCAAACGTTCATCTACTAAACGAAGGATAGCTTCTGCAAACCTACAATACAATTCTTAGCAGATTCGAAATTTTTGTTTACGTCGTCCAGACAGCAATCGTAGATTGCATTTTCTAAATGAATTAAACATACTCTATGCATGAACAGACACCCGAGCTTCCGTGGTTTTTAATAACACGATCATCACCCATGCATGCGACAGGCCTGTTTCTATGACATCACCGATGATTACAGAACCGCCGTGCCCGTTCCCTTCAGACGTGTGAGACATTTCCCTCTGACAGCAGGAGAAGTGATTGAGAACTGGAACTGGTCAGGTGTGCAATGACGAGACACCTGCGTTCAACTCAGCTGTCCATCACATGTCAGGAATCAAATTTCGTATTGTgattcaaactttcaaactaCGTCTTTGTCTGAAAatcaatgatgatgacaattaTGGAAGAAATGAGACTATAGAAGCAAAATGACGAGAGGTTAAGAAGGACAGTGTTCATGTTCTTGATAAAATAAAGGTCACCAGCTTGAAGCGGGTCGTGTTCATATGAATGCATATGGTAATTAACATTAATAGCTCTTCAATAATGAGCCAATTATGGTTCGGCATGAGGGAAGAAGCCTACACCGTACATAAGCAAGCGGTGGTTACCGGCACCCCATCCTTATTACGTGGAAGTAAAAATGTCATCAGCGTTTCACTGAAACATGAATCGCTTTGATAACTGAGCTACATCGTGTTTACAAGAAAAATCGACGCCTTTGTCAACTGCTACAACTTTGACCATTGTTGCATTGTATCAATACGTTAACTTCTACAAGCCCCTAGGCGACACGTTCGTCAAAAAGATCCGATGATAAGAAGAATAAAAGACCATTCGGCTGTAACTGCTAATTACGTCACTGGCATTACTTTACGAAAAGTACAGACGCTTCGGCGCAGTACTTTAATATCTGAAAATATCAAACGTCGCCTCTTTGAGACCTGTTCTTATGTGAATGACGGCTGAATACCCTGGAGTGGAGGGTAGATTCCGTTTATATAAGCTGTGTATAAAACGCTGCACGAAAGACAAGAAAGGTCGCGGGGTGAGCTAACACAAGCCGATCCATTATTGTTCTTCGCCGTTACATCTGACAGGATGATGACTGTTCGGACTCTTGAGGGTTTTAACACCTTGGCAGTGGAAACGTACTCTAACAGCCTCCTACGTACAAATCAATGTTCACTTCACATGCAGCCTGGGCAGGAGCGACAGCCTTATTTCTTGTCACCTATATTCTTCAgttgaatgttgtttttttcacccGTGAGCTGAAAAGATAATGGTGAAATGAGTTGATCATGGAAGAAACCTTGTTAACACTGAAGTGATTCTTTATCCAATCTAAATCACCTTTCATTGTAACCCATCTATTAGGCTCCTGTTCCCGGGCATTAAAAGCAGCATTGTTCGAAATTTGTGGCTCACACACTCATGTCAGTGTTgttctctctcccctctctgcGGTAATCATAGTGCCCTCGCTGCGGACCGTCGCTGTCGGGCCGGTGCATCGGGCCCACCACGTGCTGCAGCCCGCAGGCCGGCTGTACCCGCAGCCTGAGCGTGGCCCTGGAGTGCTCCATGGAGAACCTGGTGCCAGTGCCCTGCCGACTGAGCGGCCCCTCCTGTACCCTGCCCGGCCAACAGACGGGCACCTGTGTGGGGGAGGGGATGTGCTGCATGGATGGAGGTAGTCCATCAACCTCATGTTTACAACTGCAGATATAACGGGTTTTCGTGTgcttttttcaatttttgatgTATGTGCATGTTTCAACAGACGCTGTGATATTTAAGACAATTAGTTCCTTGATAAAAATCTAGTTCAGATAACCTGAATAGAGATACACCTGGTGTCTTTAAGGCCAACTATATATTAAACACTGGAGAAAATACAGCGGAGTGGATAACAGAGCATGGTCCTTCATGTAGCTTGTTTATGGTGCagttatgatttcatttctCAAGGAAATATGTCTTACAAAAGTACAGTTGACGTTGCCCCGATCCATCCCGTGGATGGCCGTTCTTTTTATCACCAGTCTAAGAAACACATTGTTTAACATTCCCTTGATGTATCCGTCACAATAAAACCAGTTTTGTGATGTACATATACAGAAGTCGTATTTTCCTCTCTTTTTCTCCCCAGAAAAATGCAGCCTGTCTCCACAATGCTCCGCGAGGAACGCTGAAGACGAGGAAGCAAGAAGGCAAGACCGGCGGTCCGCCCCGCCCCACTGGCTTCTATCCGGGAACACCCCTCCGGACGTCCCGAAGTGGTGGTGACGGACCGCTGGCGACCGCCTTGCGTGGGTCTATATCTACATGAAACGGTTCTCTCACTAGACTGTGCCAACTTGCGCTAGAAAATTGCACCAACTTTGCgaatttgtgccaattttcccgtgcggtcacactgacgtgccggcatttgcacatgaagcccagatgagccaAACAAAATGCCCGCGCCCGGAATGCCACATTCTAAATTTCCATACaggataactttattggaaatcgcagcgttccactgaattaaaaaacaaTGTACATTGATAACAAATTCATCGAAAATACATTTGCAGTTATAAAAGATGTCCACCGctttgcgccattttgccaTTGAACTTTGTTTTTAATTCGCAATTTCAGGCGCCAAATTGCGCCGATTGGCGAATTCAtagcgcaatttggcgcagtctaGTGGGATACCAACTTAAGAAGCGAGGGGTTATTCCATTCGGAGGGGTGAAACTGAAAAGGCTCAATCTATCAGATCAATTGTTATGGTAAATATGAAACAAGGGGAAAGATGGCGACTGAAAGATTGTACTTGGTGGAACAAAACAATAGAAATGAGAGTAGTCTATCTATGTCAAATAGGAAAGGTGGAACGGGTCTACGCAATAGTGAAGGCGGATGGAAATATGAATTTTCAGGGCACCCCTTCTAGATATTCGTGAATGGAATAATCCTTCCGTTCAAGTCACATAAGAAAGGGTTAACTATCGTAGTTTTTCGTGGAACAATAAACCCAGATTTTCAAATCGCACAAGGAAGGTTTTAGCGGAACCTCACTGAATGTATACCTGTGGTACAGGTGGCGGATTTTGCTATAAACTGCTTTTTATTGGCTGAAGCCTTTCTTTAGTTTTAGCCTTCTTTACATTTCCAGAAAAGCAATAGAGCAACCTTTAACGGTTCGGTGGTCAGAAGAAATCGTCCACGTCGCAACAGTCTGAAAGACGACTGGTTTGTCCGGTCAGTACAGCGTGTATTGTAATATTGACTCTGTACAGGATCAGTTGATAACGGAATACTCCGAAGTTATGATGCTTCCGGAAGACTGCTTTCTAGACTAAATAAAGGACATTGAAGAGAGAAAAAATTCGTGTCTTTTTCTATGTTGCAATTTTAATGGGTAACAGAACATAGGTAACGAATTAAAGAGCCTCTATTCTGAGACGCCTGGCGGACGTAACTTGGCAGGCCACACAGGATAAAGGCATCATAGTGTAAGGAGATTGACGGGTACGGATCGTGACTTTCGGCAAGACATTCTGCCACATATCGAGACAGCGTAGAAGGTTGAAGTCGTCTGGGATTCGTGACTTAAGCTTGTTTTCAGCCGACACGTACTACAGACGATCATGCGATATGTCTTGGGGCCTGCAAACTCTAAAGTCATAATCTcacatgatataatatgataagatatgatatgatgtctCGACTTGAGTGACTTGCAACAGATGAGCAACAGACAAGACCCTGCTTGGACTTGGACTCACATGGTTTAAGTTAAGACGTGAATTTTATTGCAACCTATAGCTAGGGGCACGGCCATTTCGTCACTAACTTACAGATGATTGCGGTTGTGAGATTTGTACTAGTATGATTGCATGTCAATGTCCTAAGATATCTCCGCTTTCCGATATAGCCCACCGTTAAAGTATGACACAATTCAACGTTAAACTATAATCAGACTTCTAGACATTTTTGTATCAATGGTTTCAAGAATTCTCTCCCTACAATTCAACATATCTGCAAAATTAATCCCCAGCGGTAACTCATAGATAGACAAGCCACAGGTAAATCCATAATTGTAATCATCCATTGATATCATTTTTGGGTTTAgccttcttctttttcatcgATGGCTTAACACAGGGTTTGGTGACTAGTTTAATGATCCCCTGTGAGTAAAGCTCCGCTAGTTTGAAGAACTCCTGGTCCATGCGGTGCCAGGGGTTCGTCCTACCGGCGTCCGCCACGGTGGCCTGTGCCGGGGCGTGGTACCGCAGGCGCCGCCCGACCCGGTCTTTGTTGAACGGCCAGAATCCGTAAACTATGACCTCATCACAGAAGGACAGGGCTGCACTGATCACGTAGAATCCTATATAATGAGAAGTGAGAGTTGTGTATTGTCAGGTCTACTACGGGAGACACGATTTTACAAGACTTATAAGCTCAAAAACTACTTTACCGCGTATAAACGGATTTCATGTATTCGGAAActctgacatgtacatgtaggctgaTGGACACGACACAAATTGAACTCACAAATAACAGTTACATGGTAAAACGACAACTACGTCTTTGTTGAAAAGTAAAAGGGCAATTATTCCATCACACGTCCACACTTCGCGCCAAACCCCATCCGCTACAAGCAAACAATTGCTTTACATCACGTCTGTCAGGCATGCTCCATTATTCAATACCAGGAGAAGGACTCAGCTGTGCGAGGTTCAGTCGACATAATGGGACTCCAGCCTGTACTGAACACGTCACTACGCCCACGTGCGTTTAACCG contains these protein-coding regions:
- the LOC136431003 gene encoding terepressin/terephysin-like, producing the protein MCRFGKVLSVVLILVVAAATIGRSAGCYISNCPRGGKRAVENRAGPAARECPRCGPSLSGRCIGPTTCCSPQAGCTRSLSVALECSMENLVPVPCRLSGPSCTLPGQQTGTCVGEGMCCMDGEKCSLSPQCSARNAEDEEARRQDRRSAPPHWLLSGNTPPDVPKWW